One bacterium HR34 DNA window includes the following coding sequences:
- the recA gene encoding Protein RecA — protein sequence MAKQKKDKENDKDEKSNGKSKLSDILTNLRKKFGESAIMTLKEVRPVNVDVISTGSFSLDIALGVGGLPRGRIIEIFGPESSGKTTVALHAIAEAQKKGGVAAFIDAEHALDPDYAKKIGVDIENLLISQPESGEQALQIVESLIRSGEVDIIVVDSVAALAPKVEIAGEVGDQFIGLQARLMSQALRKLAGLISETRTIVIFLNQTRMKIGQLIGNPETTPGGLALKFYSSVRIDLRRIAQIKQGDNIIGGKHKAKIVKNKVAPPFKTAEFYIYYNEGIAYEADVIETALRYGVLKKSGSFIEYNGKKIGQGMEQSRKALKENKELLEEIKKACLEKARE from the coding sequence ATGGCAAAACAAAAAAAAGATAAAGAAAATGATAAAGATGAAAAAAGTAATGGTAAATCGAAACTGTCAGATATTTTAACTAATTTAAGAAAGAAGTTTGGTGAGAGCGCTATAATGACTTTAAAGGAAGTAAGGCCTGTGAATGTTGATGTTATATCAACAGGTTCATTTTCTTTAGATATTGCTTTGGGAGTTGGTGGTTTGCCAAGGGGCCGTATAATTGAAATATTTGGGCCTGAGAGTTCTGGTAAAACGACGGTTGCCTTACATGCTATTGCTGAGGCTCAGAAAAAAGGTGGAGTTGCTGCTTTTATAGATGCTGAGCACGCCCTAGATCCTGATTATGCCAAAAAAATAGGAGTTGATATTGAAAATCTTTTAATATCTCAGCCGGAATCAGGAGAGCAGGCTTTGCAAATAGTTGAAAGTTTAATAAGATCCGGTGAAGTAGATATAATAGTTGTTGATTCAGTCGCTGCTTTAGCGCCGAAAGTTGAAATAGCAGGAGAAGTAGGTGATCAATTTATAGGTTTACAAGCAAGGTTAATGTCTCAAGCATTGAGAAAGTTAGCTGGGTTAATATCAGAAACAAGAACTATAGTTATATTTTTAAATCAGACAAGAATGAAAATAGGTCAATTAATTGGGAATCCTGAAACAACGCCGGGAGGTTTGGCGTTGAAATTTTATTCTTCTGTAAGAATAGATTTAAGAAGAATAGCGCAGATAAAACAGGGCGATAATATTATTGGAGGAAAACACAAAGCAAAAATTGTAAAAAATAAAGTTGCGCCTCCTTTCAAGACGGCAGAGTTTTATATTTATTATAACGAAGGAATTGCTTATGAGGCAGATGTTATAGAAACAGCCCTAAGGTATGGAGTATTAAAAAAATCAGGTTCTTTTATAGAGTATAATGGTAAAAAAATTGGCCAAGGAATGGAACAATCCAGAAAAGCATTAAAAGAAAACAAGGAACTTTTAGAAGAAATTAAAAAAGCCTGCTTGGAAAAAGCAAGAGAGTAG
- the spoIIIE gene encoding DNA translocase SpoIIIE → MPNNKKKKNKESRKKSLSFSLNLGLSPNVKNIIFAIFLIFVSTLFIMSLLNMAGEGGEMILKVGNFVIGKMFYLLPFLLLFYAILLIKQRRLEVLEDNDFRVNIIGFILLFLSFAGLFGSVDSQDRHGGILGYFISLPMMKIFSTPVVITFFIFTFLIGITILFRNNLIDLFKSIQKQPKKGKVEFKKVFEKRFKIKELPAIKEISSLVPKLEIKKELPLNKVVNESGNVDIEIDKKLSNKRFKEFAGKLPPTDLLEKEKGKPESGDIKINAAIIKRTLQNFNIPVEMGEVNVGPSVTQYTLRPAEGIKLSKISALANDLALALAAPSVRIEAPIPGKSLVGIEVPNVKRHNVRLRDLIENTIFQDSASSLTFVLGRDVSGNPIYADLGKMPHLLIAGSTGSGKTICINAIIISLLYKNTPETLRFIMVDPKRVELSLYNDIPHLLCPAILDPNKAIAALKWLIGEMDRRFTVLSNARKKDINSYNEYIRSKKEEAMPYIVCIIDEMADLMAVKGKELEAGIIRLAQMARAVGIHLILATQRPSVNVITGLIKANITSRIAFRVASQVDSRTILDTSGAEKLLGKGDMLFITNESPKPKRIQGAYVSEKEVKRVVDWYVENYALENFSQEQGLKEELEKSDISQYDITGSLNNVLESDSGFSVDEDPLLEQAKKIVIEARKASASLLQRRLRIGYARAARLIDILEEKGIVGPADGAKPRDVLVGEEALREDNEEDKV, encoded by the coding sequence ATGCCAAACAACAAGAAAAAGAAAAATAAAGAATCTCGCAAAAAAAGTCTGTCTTTTAGTTTAAATTTAGGATTGTCTCCTAATGTAAAGAATATAATCTTTGCTATATTTTTGATTTTTGTTTCTACCTTGTTTATTATGTCGCTTTTAAATATGGCAGGGGAAGGGGGTGAGATGATTTTGAAAGTTGGTAATTTTGTTATTGGGAAAATGTTTTATTTACTGCCGTTTTTACTTTTGTTTTATGCAATTTTATTAATAAAACAGCGAAGATTAGAAGTTTTAGAAGATAATGACTTTAGGGTAAATATTATAGGTTTTATTTTGTTATTTTTGTCGTTTGCAGGATTGTTTGGTTCTGTTGATTCTCAAGACAGGCATGGTGGCATTTTAGGTTATTTTATTTCCTTGCCGATGATGAAAATCTTTAGTACCCCTGTTGTTATTACTTTTTTTATATTCACTTTTTTAATTGGAATAACGATATTATTTAGAAACAATTTAATTGATTTGTTTAAATCAATCCAAAAACAACCAAAGAAAGGAAAAGTTGAGTTTAAGAAAGTTTTCGAGAAAAGATTTAAGATAAAAGAATTGCCAGCGATAAAAGAAATATCCTCTTTAGTTCCAAAACTTGAAATTAAAAAAGAATTACCCTTGAACAAAGTAGTAAATGAAAGTGGTAATGTTGATATAGAGATAGATAAAAAATTAAGCAATAAAAGGTTCAAAGAATTTGCTGGTAAACTTCCACCAACAGATTTGTTAGAAAAAGAGAAAGGTAAACCAGAATCAGGAGATATAAAAATTAATGCTGCTATAATTAAAAGAACGTTGCAAAATTTTAACATACCGGTAGAAATGGGAGAGGTCAATGTAGGACCATCTGTCACTCAGTATACTTTAAGGCCAGCAGAGGGAATAAAACTTTCAAAAATATCTGCTTTGGCAAATGATTTAGCCTTGGCTTTAGCAGCACCTTCTGTTAGAATTGAGGCTCCAATACCAGGTAAATCTTTAGTTGGAATAGAAGTTCCTAATGTTAAAAGGCATAATGTTAGGTTGAGAGATTTAATTGAAAATACAATATTCCAAGATTCTGCATCAAGTTTAACTTTTGTTTTAGGGAGGGATGTCTCAGGAAATCCTATATATGCTGATTTAGGAAAAATGCCACATCTTCTGATCGCTGGAAGTACTGGAAGTGGTAAAACTATTTGTATTAATGCTATAATTATAAGTCTTTTATACAAGAATACTCCCGAAACTTTAAGGTTTATAATGGTTGACCCCAAAAGGGTTGAGTTATCTCTATACAATGACATTCCCCACTTACTATGTCCCGCAATTTTAGATCCAAATAAAGCTATTGCTGCTCTAAAATGGCTGATCGGTGAAATGGATAGAAGATTTACCGTTCTTAGCAATGCTAGAAAAAAAGATATAAATTCTTATAACGAATATATTAGGAGCAAAAAAGAGGAAGCTATGCCATATATTGTTTGTATTATTGACGAGATGGCAGATTTGATGGCCGTAAAAGGAAAAGAGTTGGAGGCTGGAATAATAAGGCTTGCTCAAATGGCAAGGGCAGTTGGAATACATTTAATTTTAGCTACCCAGAGACCATCTGTTAATGTTATTACAGGTTTAATTAAAGCCAACATAACATCAAGGATTGCCTTTAGGGTTGCTTCTCAAGTTGATTCAAGGACTATTTTAGATACCTCTGGTGCTGAAAAACTTTTGGGTAAAGGAGATATGTTGTTTATTACCAATGAGAGTCCGAAACCAAAAAGAATACAAGGTGCTTATGTTTCTGAAAAAGAAGTAAAGAGAGTGGTTGATTGGTATGTCGAAAATTACGCTTTGGAGAATTTTTCACAGGAACAAGGTTTGAAAGAAGAACTTGAAAAAAGTGACATTTCCCAGTATGATATAACAGGGAGTTTAAATAATGTTTTAGAGAGCGATTCAGGTTTTAGTGTAGATGAAGATCCTCTTTTAGAGCAGGCCAAAAAAATTGTAATAGAAGCAAGAAAAGCTTCTGCATCTCTTTTGCAAAGAAGGTTAAGGATAGGATATGCGAGGGCAGCGAGATTAATAGATATTTTAGAAGAAAAAGGAATAGTTGGACCAGCAGATGGTGCAAAACCAAGAGATGTATTAGTTGGCGAGGAAGCTTTAAGGGAAGATAATGAAGAAGATAAAGTTTAA
- the rpsR1 gene encoding 30S ribosomal protein S18 1, translating into MVCYFCQKNIKEIDFKDTQLLQKYISAMAKIKHRKKTGNCQFHQKRIAQAIKRARFLGLLPFTPQ; encoded by the coding sequence ATGGTTTGCTACTTTTGTCAAAAAAACATAAAGGAAATAGATTTCAAAGATACACAATTGTTGCAAAAATATATATCGGCGATGGCAAAAATTAAACACAGAAAGAAAACAGGCAATTGTCAATTTCATCAAAAAAGAATTGCCCAAGCCATTAAAAGAGCAAGATTTTTAGGATTATTGCCTTTCACCCCTCAATAA
- the ssb gene encoding Single-stranded DNA-binding protein: MNLNKVFLIGNLVADPELRTTPSGQKVCSIRIATNRIWNDKSGNQQKETEFHNVILWNRLAEIASQYLKKGSMVFIEGRIRTRNWEDGNGVKRYFTEIIAESMQLGPKSQGQQQNVSEDNFINQEGAEEEIPVIEEDEKIDEKNIPF; this comes from the coding sequence ATGAACCTTAATAAAGTTTTCTTAATAGGAAATTTAGTTGCTGATCCTGAATTAAGAACAACACCATCAGGGCAAAAAGTTTGCTCTATAAGAATAGCCACAAACAGAATATGGAATGATAAATCAGGAAATCAACAAAAAGAAACCGAATTCCACAATGTAATATTGTGGAACAGACTTGCAGAGATAGCATCTCAGTATTTAAAAAAAGGGTCGATGGTGTTCATAGAAGGCAGAATAAGAACAAGAAACTGGGAAGATGGGAATGGAGTTAAAAGATACTTTACAGAAATCATAGCAGAGAGTATGCAATTGGGACCAAAAAGCCAAGGCCAGCAACAAAACGTAAGTGAAGATAATTTTATTAATCAAGAGGGCGCAGAAGAAGAAATACCAGTTATAGAAGAAGATGAAAAAATAGATGAAAAAAACATACCATTTTAA
- the rpoC gene encoding DNA-directed RNA polymerase subunit beta', with protein sequence MKVENLESIQVKLASPEEILSWSHGEVLKPETINYRTQRPERDGLFCERIFGPVKDYECYCGKYRRIRFKGIVCDKCGVEVTTSSVRRERMGHIKLASPVCHIWFLRGVPSFLSTLLDVPLPQLEKVIYFAAYIITNVNEEKRKYYYEQIQKEYEQSVKKAKSEAKSKKELNEKLKLLKDKKTLAEEELASIQKLKVISEVENYNLSLKYSSLFEVGTGSEVLKKIVQELDINKLEKELLEKLKDRDNPDYKKYLRRYKLIVSIKKSGIRPEWVFLEVLPVLPADLRPMVQLDGGRYASSDLNDLYRRVINRNNRLKYLLEIKAPEVIIRNEKRMLQEAVDALLDNSMRKTAATQATTGGTRLLKSLADIIKGKQGRFRQNLLGKRVDYSGRSVIVVGPELKIDECGLPKKMALEIFKPFVIHKILERELAYNVSGASRLIASQIPEVWAILDEIVKDKYVLLNRAPTLHRLGIQAFKPILIEGEAIRLHPLVCKAYNADFDGDQMAVFLPLSEQAQKEAKEIMVSSKNLLKPATGIPIVGPTKDMVLGCYWLTQIKEGAKGEGKMFSSRNEAILAYQTGYVDLRARIKVRIFGTIYETTVGRIFFNNTLPDDYPFVNEEMNSKKLDAVVEDIIDKYPNEVCKEVLDRIKELGFEYSTISGITLGMDDLIIPEEKDITIKEAEKKVLQIEEYYKQGLFSRDEKSTRVIEVWQETKSKIEDLVKKTLPPLGNVAVIINSGARGSWSQVVQMTGMKGLVISPTGKIIELPVKSSFKEGFDVLEFFISTHGARKGTVDTALRTSTAGYLTRRLVDVAHDVITIARDCGDDKGIVISKEDAEKIGQDYFNKIFGRVLLEDVKDKKGKVIAQRGEYVTKEVADKIVKDESIKYIRARSPLTCKTKRGVCVKCYGFDLGVNKEIELGQAVGIIAAQSIGEWGTQLTMRTFHTGGIAEAKDITQGLPRVEEVFEARTPVNKAEFAKEDGKVIDVKDELIKIQDTKGKVKEYKVPAKRTILVKKGQIVKKGDQLYSGSLDIRELFETCGEEVTKKYILNEIQQIYYSQGASINDKHVELIIRQMFSRVQITDPGETGLIIGEVLPKYVVLDINDQAEEAKKQPAKYKEIVLGITKVALTTDSFLSAASFQETSRVLIKASLEGKEDKLFGLKENVIIGKLIPVGTGFQYSIYAKQQEKEK encoded by the coding sequence ATGAAAGTAGAAAACTTAGAATCAATACAAGTTAAGTTGGCTTCTCCAGAGGAGATTTTATCTTGGTCTCATGGAGAAGTTCTAAAACCAGAAACGATAAATTATAGAACTCAAAGGCCAGAGAGAGACGGTTTGTTTTGCGAAAGGATATTCGGGCCAGTAAAAGATTATGAATGTTACTGTGGGAAATATAGAAGAATAAGATTTAAAGGAATAGTTTGCGATAAATGTGGGGTTGAAGTTACAACCTCTTCTGTTAGAAGGGAAAGAATGGGACATATAAAGCTTGCCTCACCTGTTTGCCATATTTGGTTTTTAAGAGGAGTGCCATCTTTCTTATCTACACTTTTAGATGTTCCACTTCCACAATTAGAAAAAGTTATTTATTTCGCAGCTTATATAATTACCAATGTAAATGAAGAAAAGAGAAAATATTATTACGAACAAATACAAAAAGAATACGAGCAAAGTGTTAAAAAAGCGAAAAGTGAAGCAAAGTCAAAAAAGGAATTAAATGAAAAGTTAAAACTATTAAAGGACAAAAAAACATTAGCAGAGGAAGAGTTGGCTTCTATCCAAAAATTGAAGGTTATTTCAGAAGTTGAAAATTATAACTTATCTTTAAAGTATTCTTCTTTATTCGAAGTAGGTACTGGTTCTGAAGTTTTAAAGAAAATTGTGCAGGAATTGGACATTAATAAGTTAGAAAAAGAGTTACTTGAAAAATTAAAAGACAGAGATAATCCTGATTATAAAAAATACTTAAGAAGATATAAGCTTATTGTTTCAATAAAAAAATCAGGTATAAGGCCAGAGTGGGTATTCTTAGAAGTTCTGCCTGTTTTGCCAGCAGACTTAAGGCCGATGGTTCAATTAGACGGTGGAAGATATGCTTCATCTGATTTAAATGATCTTTACAGAAGAGTTATTAATAGAAATAATAGATTGAAGTATTTGTTAGAGATAAAGGCACCAGAAGTTATAATAAGAAATGAAAAAAGAATGTTGCAAGAGGCTGTAGATGCCCTTTTAGATAACTCCATGAGAAAAACTGCTGCTACTCAAGCTACAACAGGTGGAACAAGATTATTAAAGTCATTAGCAGACATTATAAAAGGTAAACAAGGAAGGTTTAGACAAAATCTTTTGGGTAAAAGGGTTGATTATTCTGGGAGATCAGTTATTGTTGTTGGACCTGAGTTGAAAATTGATGAATGTGGCTTACCGAAGAAAATGGCTCTTGAAATATTTAAACCTTTTGTTATTCATAAAATTTTAGAAAGAGAACTTGCTTATAATGTAAGCGGCGCTTCAAGACTAATTGCCTCTCAAATACCTGAGGTGTGGGCTATTTTAGATGAAATTGTTAAAGATAAATATGTTTTGCTCAACAGAGCGCCAACATTGCATCGTCTTGGTATACAGGCATTTAAACCTATATTAATAGAAGGAGAAGCCATAAGACTGCATCCTCTTGTTTGTAAAGCATATAACGCTGATTTTGATGGTGATCAAATGGCAGTGTTTTTACCTCTATCAGAGCAAGCCCAAAAAGAAGCTAAAGAGATAATGGTTTCAAGTAAAAATTTGTTAAAACCAGCTACTGGAATTCCAATTGTGGGTCCAACAAAAGATATGGTGTTGGGTTGTTATTGGTTAACTCAGATTAAAGAAGGAGCGAAAGGGGAAGGTAAAATGTTTTCTTCAAGAAATGAGGCAATTTTAGCTTATCAAACAGGGTATGTAGATTTAAGGGCGAGGATTAAAGTAAGAATATTTGGAACTATTTATGAAACGACGGTTGGCAGAATATTTTTCAATAATACCTTGCCAGATGACTATCCATTTGTTAACGAGGAGATGAATTCTAAGAAATTAGATGCTGTTGTTGAGGATATTATAGATAAATACCCAAATGAGGTTTGTAAAGAGGTTTTAGATAGAATAAAAGAGTTGGGTTTTGAATATTCTACTATTTCTGGAATAACCTTAGGAATGGATGATTTAATTATTCCTGAGGAAAAGGATATAACAATTAAAGAAGCGGAAAAAAAGGTGTTACAGATAGAAGAGTATTATAAACAAGGTTTGTTTTCAAGAGATGAAAAATCGACAAGAGTAATTGAAGTATGGCAGGAAACGAAATCCAAAATAGAAGATTTAGTAAAGAAAACTTTGCCTCCACTTGGGAATGTTGCTGTGATTATTAATTCTGGAGCAAGAGGTTCTTGGTCACAAGTTGTGCAAATGACAGGTATGAAGGGATTGGTTATAAGTCCTACGGGTAAGATTATAGAATTACCTGTTAAAAGTTCTTTCAAAGAAGGTTTTGATGTATTGGAGTTCTTTATTTCTACTCACGGTGCTAGAAAAGGAACTGTTGATACTGCCTTGAGAACATCAACGGCAGGATACTTAACTCGTCGTTTAGTTGACGTTGCTCATGACGTTATTACAATAGCTAGAGATTGCGGTGATGATAAGGGGATTGTTATAAGTAAGGAAGACGCCGAAAAAATAGGGCAGGATTACTTTAATAAGATTTTTGGAAGGGTTTTACTTGAAGATGTAAAGGATAAAAAAGGAAAAGTTATAGCCCAAAGAGGAGAATATGTTACAAAAGAAGTCGCTGATAAAATTGTAAAAGATGAATCTATAAAATACATTAGAGCAAGAAGTCCTCTTACATGTAAAACAAAAAGAGGTGTTTGTGTAAAATGTTATGGTTTTGACCTTGGGGTTAATAAAGAAATTGAATTAGGACAAGCCGTGGGTATTATTGCCGCTCAATCTATAGGTGAGTGGGGAACTCAGCTTACGATGAGAACATTTCATACAGGTGGTATTGCAGAAGCTAAAGATATTACTCAAGGTTTACCAAGAGTAGAAGAAGTTTTTGAGGCAAGAACTCCTGTTAACAAAGCTGAATTTGCAAAAGAAGATGGTAAAGTGATTGATGTTAAAGATGAGCTAATAAAAATACAAGACACTAAAGGAAAAGTTAAAGAATACAAGGTACCAGCTAAAAGAACAATACTTGTTAAAAAAGGGCAGATTGTTAAAAAAGGAGATCAGTTGTACTCTGGTAGTTTGGATATAAGAGAACTATTTGAAACTTGCGGGGAAGAGGTAACAAAGAAATACATTCTTAATGAAATACAGCAAATATATTATTCTCAAGGTGCTTCGATTAATGATAAACATGTTGAACTTATAATAAGGCAGATGTTCTCCAGAGTACAAATAACAGATCCGGGAGAAACTGGCTTGATTATAGGAGAGGTGCTTCCAAAATATGTTGTTTTGGATATAAACGATCAGGCAGAAGAAGCAAAGAAACAGCCTGCGAAATACAAAGAAATAGTTTTGGGAATAACAAAAGTTGCTCTTACAACGGATTCCTTCCTATCAGCAGCATCATTCCAAGAGACGTCAAGAGTTTTAATAAAAGCATCATTGGAAGGTAAAGAGGATAAATTGTTTGGCTTAAAGGAAAATGTTATAATAGGTAAATTAATCCCGGTTGGAACTGGTTTCCAATATAGTATTTATGCCAAACAACAAGAAAAAGAAAAATAA